AACTCTGTGGGCAGTGGGCCTCCTAGAACAGGTTTGGACAACCCTGCTCCAGGGCTGCCATTTGGATTCGGCGCTGGTTTTTTCGTCTGCAGGTTAAAGCATCTCTTCCCCACCCCCCTGGAATTGACCCCGACGGAGGGGGCCAGCTATGGAAAAaacgtgattgggctagttttcaACAGCAAATTATgctggttttgttttgcagatctggcaaccctgcccTATTCGATTACAAGACATGTTAATGATTGTTCTACCAATCAATCAAATGTGACAGAGCATCCAATGGCACACGCTCATCATAATGAGTAATAATTAGCCACTAGCATAATAAACTCGCATAATAAACTGAGTCATTTTTAGATATTGCAATACTTCTTGTTATCCTGGTTTAATGTGCAAAGGCAACGTTAAAGTCAAGATGGAACAATTCCTAACTCTTTTACTCCTAAAATCTGCTGTTTCAGAGAGTAAAAGTGCTCCAAGTCAATGTTTTTCAAATTCTTTTTCTTCATGACCCAGATTTTACATGTGGCCACCCAGTGTGGTACTAAAATCATTTATCACTGACTATATTGAACACTGGTTTAAATTTGAACTGAACAATTATCTTTTGGTTTAAGTTCTACATAAACATTTGACTTGTTACTATGCTACTGCTAGAAAAAACCTTTGAGGATGTGCACAGGTTATAACCCACCTACATGATCTGGGAAACATCCAATTGTTAGTAGCCAGCTAATTACGTATTCAAATATAACAGAACGAGTAACAAACTCTTGAGAAAATTCTGTGACTGCAATATTACCAACAAACAGTACACAATGAGGGAGAATCCTGATTAAAGGAAccaaacatgtaaataaattaaactgatAGAGACAACCAGTGTGTTTGAATGCTATAACATACAGTATATGTTCAACAAGTATATTCACTTCTATTAAATGCCAATACTATAGCTACTTGTGTGAATGTTACAGTAGCCTGGTATTAGCCATGATGACTTAAAAAGTTTCTCACACAACTTATAAAACACTAACGTTACTGCAGAGGTACTATGGTACAGTGAGGTTATCAGATTTAGATAACAAATTCAACACCACTGTACTGATGATAGCCACGTAACTTGATATTGACATGATAAAATCATGCGATTTACACATGTAACGTCCAAAAATTAGAACGAGATTCCAAAATCACTTCTgtttttacagtagtaacaataaCAGTGACATACTGTTGTAAATTCTAGTTACCACGATCACTAAACAACGTTAGGTGATTACTCCATCGACAACAAATCAGATGTGAGCAGACATCGTTCAGTGGCCTCACAACACCCGTATCCCTCATATACACACGTACAGCTGTACTTCTAACTGTACATATTACTGAAGTATTTGATATATTCGGAGTCAATGTATTTGGTGAAGTAAATAAAGACAGCAGTGATTGATTGTGTCACCTCCTCCTCGCGCTCGCTCCTGAAGCACAGGCAGGCCGCGCGCTTTTTATAGCCGTCTCTGTCATACGTGCGCGTCTGGTTGGACTTCAGCTTTATCATCGCGCTGAACAGATGAAAGTCCTCAACTCCTGTCAAGTTTGCGCCTCTCACTGCAATTCTGCGCCTACAAACCCTTCTTAAGGCCCTTGGCTAACACAAATATTCCCTCCGTCGCTTCATTTTGTGGGTCTTGTGAGCTTGTGTCGCACAGACGCCATTACTGTGAGCTCTGCGTAAATTGCGTTGCATTATGGACAACCCCGAAACGCGTTTGCTTTTTGTGAATATGACGTTGCGCAGTAGAGGTGGAACTGGTTTAAAGCGCTTGCGATGAATTCACTCCGACGTGTTAACCGCattggttctttttttttcttttcggtataaaaaaagtttgtgttttattattattattattattattattattattattattattattattattaattattaaaagcgactgctaaattacaaaaaaatctaggcctattaatattatttattaaagtaactGTTATTGTGACATTAATATATAGCGGCTTTATATTTTGACAGGTGTCACAGAAACCTCCCTCTGTGAAATCTCTAGAGTCTAGACTAGAAACGAAGAGTCGGGGGGACGGCCCGCGCTTTTTAGCCAATCAGAGATCGGGCTCTGCTTGTCAATCACTTTGGAAGCTTGGAATTAGTGacatctgattggctggcatgACTTTTACAAGGCGTGGTTTTTAACTATTCTAAAGATGTGTCTTTTGAAACGTTTAAAAGTAGAAATAAAtcgcgtgtgcgtgtgtgtatttatatttcatatttaatataaaattatataatattatataacattttatataacttCCAATAATTtctatcatatatatatatatatatatatatatatatatatatataaatctattaATCTTAGTAATAAAACTTGATTGCAAAATCCCATACTCATGCGAATTCAAatgcaaatatgtgaccctggaccacaaaaccttaagtagcacggataCATTTGTATCAATAGActgttgtatgggtcaaaatgaacgatttttcttttatgccgaaaatcacttgaatattaagtaaagatattttgtaaatttcctaccgtaaatatattacaactttttttttttttttgacttgtaatatgcattgctaagaacttctgacaactttaaaatcgattttctcaatttttttatgttatttatttatttattattatttgcattctcagattccagattttcaaatagttcgaccaaatattgtcctgtcctaacaaaccatacatcaatggaaattgtatttattcagcttttagacgtataaaaacttttaatttgcaaataaaatccatgaaagtatgttttttatataatattttcactCATTCTTGAGTTTATTTTACCTGTATTAACCTGCGTTATGATTATGTGATATATGATATGATctgatatgatatatgatatatgatacgATAATACAGTAGCATTATGTCATACATTGGCGCCATCTGCTGTCCGTACCGTTGATTGTGAATGGCGTAACTCCTCCCTCCAGCACCACCATCATCGTTTCGTTTTCATTGCAGGACTTGCTTTCCGTAAACACTGACTGTGGAGCTGTTTAATGTCAGACAAACTCATGACTTGTGTTACAATAACTGGATTTGGAGTCTCCTTGTAGTGAAGTGACACTCGTCCTACTCTTTTGGCTGAATCAGGTGGGTTTGCTTTAATGGCTCGATGGTGAAGTTTGGCTGGTCATGATGCTTTCACGTGAGTCAGCAGACACAGTGTTGTTAGCGCTCATAATTATTATGACATGGATGCTATCATTGGTGGTCACCGTAGTAATGCAAGCAACATAAACAAATGGCAGCAGACAATGTCACTGCATgcgttgtttgtttgtttttttccgcAGAGTCATTTGCAACATAAACGCTTTCGTTATTAGCCATTTGGACATTTGATATTAAATCACAGTGgtatatttctgtaatttaaatatGAGCTGTGCGTTTTGCAGCTTCTGTATTAAATGACTGATGACTGATCTATTGTGCCATGTCAACAGCTTTAGAAAACATATGCTGTTTTGATGTATAATGGTACAAATTATGAATATGATATTTCTAAACCGCGGTATTTACATAGTAGCGTACGTTAAACAATACCACGGTATATGCAAACACAGTATATTCGAAACTGtcattaaatgctaaaaaaaaaaaaaaaaactcttattaTTGCAATCATTTATTACTTAACATTGCTAAACTATGGTAGATTTTTGTACTGCTTTTATGAATGCAATTTTGttgcaaaacaaaactaaataaataaatcatcaaaaaattatgataataaagATTAAAGAAAGTGTCCTTATAAAGTTGGCGCAATGAAAAACATGATGGTACTAAGGCATTATCttgctgaataaacttttttccttttgaattTGGAGTAAACTGTAGCCTAAAATGTTGTGAGATTCATCCAGCAGTGAAAAAGTGTGGTAAACGAGAGTGTTAAGAACTTTGTTTTTTCTATCCAAGAAAAGGACAGATCTATTCTAGTAGAGTGCAAACAagtctgaaataaaatgattaacactCCCTAGcgctttttttcagcattcctGTGTGCGTCCTCATCCATAAATAACTGTATTCTCTTGTATTTGACGGTCATCGGTGAGGGCAGGAGACCATGTGGGAGTCACATGCGTGCGGAAGATGAGCAGTAAACAGAAGCCAGGAGCACAGCCCATGTCTGAGCGTGTTACACTATGAACATCACCACACAGCCCCCTCACACCATCAACGGAGACGTGGCCGTCAGCTACGTGCTGGTCCCCTTCTTCCTCATCACTGCCATTGGGATTGTTGCAGCAGTGGTAGGTGCCAGCATATAAAAGCAAACCAGCAGTGTTTGTTAGATAGCATGCATGTCTCTTCAGGATATTTCTAACAGTGTCCGACTGTGTTCTAGAGCAGGGGAAGAATGTGGAGTCGCATGATGGAGTAATTTAATTGGGCAgtacattcagaaaaacaaaaagcctTTATTCTTTTATGAATGTGTCTTACTGCGTGCACAAATGCTCGTCAGCTGCATCTTTGCTTATTTCGACAACATTAAGTGGTGTAACAggcttttgtgtgttttaggcagtatgttactacagtaaaatgctaatttatCTTCTGTTTTATAGGTGTTGTACATAAGGAGGAAACGGAGGTAAATAAACACACTCCAGCACTCTTCTCAAGACAACaaatgtttggaataattaagattatttggaaagaagtctcttttgcttaccaggactgcatttatttaatcaaaaatacagtaaagcagtagtattttgaaatattactagagtttaaaagaactgttttctatgtgaatatatgttaaaatgtaatttatttctgtgatcaaagctgaattttcagcaacattactccagtcttcagtgtcacatgattcttcagaaatcattctaatatgcagatttgctgctccagaaacatttctgattattagcaatgttgaaaacatttgtgccgcccaatatttttgtggaaactgtgatgttttctttgataaaaaatgttcaaaagaatcTTTTTGTAACATCGTCTcttacttttgatcagtttattaATGAATGCATCCTctctgaagagaaaaaaaaaaaaaagtttttttttgttttcctcactgacgaatcagcatattagaatgatttctgaaggatcatctgaaactgaagactggagtaatggcacTGACAAtttcaggaataaattgtattggCAAACAGTTGAACATGataaattataatagtaatttacaatatatctgtttttattaaatgcagtcttggtgagcataatagactttttttccccaatacATTAGAAATCATAATTATCCCAAACCTTTGACTGATAGTTTAGTTTACTCACAAATGAAAAACCCATAATGTTTTCTTCTTTGAAACACAGAAGTAGATATTAGGAAGAATGTCTGGGCCTTTGTTTGCTATACAAGGTAAGTGGATGATGAAGTAAATAATACAGGGTTAAaatgacttttctttctttctttctttctttctgtttttgctgcttGTGTGTCTGTGCACATTTTAAGGATTGATAGGTTGCGGCATCAGCTGCTTCCAGTTTACACTTATGACCCAACTGAAGAGCTGAACGAGGCAGAACAGGAAATCCTTTGGAAAGAGGAAGACACAAAGGTAATTTATCctgttttgaaatgaaaatcGCTGATGTCTAATGCTGACTCCTACTGCAAATACTGACAGCAAAAGTGATTATGTACTGTAccgatattaatacttttattcagcagagacacattaaactgatcaaaagagacaataaaggcatttataatgttaccacAACAacaaatctatttcaaataagtgatgttcttttgaatgttctctgaataatgagaaactgaataaaacaagAAATGCATTCAAGAGTTTCTTAGCAATAAACAAACTGCCCTACAGAAAATATCCTTTACAAAACCTGGCATCTAATTGTCAACATGTGGTCAactatatacaaaaatacaaaaactttgGCTCTAATGAAACCCTAAAAAAAGCCTTCACTTGATCTGGACAACtagtaagtaaaataaaaaggaacaAAACAATGGGAAAAATCATGGCTGTTCGTGATACACATCActgcaaagcagcttcacagaaaaTGACCGATTCTACATTATATTTAGGAGTAGTTTATCAGTAGTGACTATGTCCATATGGCAGAAATATACAATTCTAGGATagtaaaaaaatcatactgttagTAAATGACAAGTGAAACAGAAACGGCGAACAGAATTAACAGCAATGATTATATGAtccaaaatgataaaatgtccAGCATGTGAACGGAAACTCTTGTAAACATTTAACCTTATTTTCCTTCACGTAAACAGCAAAGACTCATAAACCATGTGACATTTTTACTCCTGTTTGGGTCCATTGAAAATAGAgttaaaatatatgtatctGGTCATAACACCGAAATCATAGCACTGAGATATTTGTGATTGTCACTCAACAGATTCCCCAATGAATGGCTGAGATTTCTTACAGTAAGATGTACAGATGAACTCTAGAAAGTCTTTTCTTATCTGCATTGCAAATAACAGTGCTGTATTTTACAGTAAGTTGTTTAGCAACAGTAAACCAGTGGTAAACTAAACCAGACTTacatcattaaatattcatgtgcTTTGTTCTAGCATGTGAGAGAAACTCCCTGGTGTGATGATGGGACCATTTAAATTTTGGTGTATTTGAATAAAGGGGAATATCAAATGTTAAAACCATAAGATAACCAGAGTGGATTTACACGTTTCCACTTATTTACAACCTCTTGAGGGTATGTTGTAATAAGCCTGTGTAGTAAACCCTTTCATCATTGCAATAAAGCATGTCAAAATGTgagatgtttttctttttttttgcgtttGCAGGTGGTCCAGGGTTGGATGAGGACGTATCAGCAGCGCAGACCCCTGCTTTCAAAAGATCCTGATGCATGAAAATCAAGGTTTGCTGCAAAGCCTGCTTTTGGTGATTCTGCACCCAACCTGTGAACATGGTCAATAACTCATCACTCCATATACTGTCTCATCATCCTGTATTGCAGATTCACCAGATGGACATTTTGAGCAATAAGCTACTGTTTGAAGAAGAGCTTTAGTGACATGAGAAATTTACAAGACACTGAAGACTCGAGCGATTGGATCATATTGTTCACCTCAGGTCTCTTTTCGCAGATATGGTCCAGCTGAAGCGCAGCTTTGCTGTCTGAATAGTAAGACTTAAGAAGGATGTTAATTCgccactgtgttttttatttattttagctgtatGTATTCTGCTGATGTTCTGTACTATTAAATCCTCATGAGAGCTGTTCATTTGACTGAGTGTGCATGAATGTGGTCTGCTCCATGTGCTAAACCGTCACTCAAACACTCAAgagcctgttttatttttcgttCTG
Above is a window of Labeo rohita strain BAU-BD-2019 chromosome 23, IGBB_LRoh.1.0, whole genome shotgun sequence DNA encoding:
- the smim29 gene encoding small integral membrane protein 29 produces the protein MNITTQPPHTINGDVAVSYVLVPFFLITAIGIVAAVVLYIRRKRRIDRLRHQLLPVYTYDPTEELNEAEQEILWKEEDTKVVQGWMRTYQQRRPLLSKDPDA